The following DNA comes from Corynebacterium lizhenjunii.
CACCCAGGGTGTAATCATGGGTCTGGTTATCCACGGCCTCGGTGCACTTCAGCGCGGTATCAAGGGGCAGGGCGGTGCCGGGGGTTACGGAGCTTGCCAGGGCGGCATCGGCAAGCCGTACGCGCCAAATGCCCTCGCCCGTGGAGCCACGGTTTTGCTTCAGCACGCGCTCACCATAAGACAAGGTGGTGGGGAAGGTGTTGTGGAAGTCCTCGACCTCATAGTAGGCGGCGGTGTCTTCCGGAACCAGGTCCGTGTCATTGAGCTTGACCAGGGCGTCCTTGGCGCCATAGGCCATCATGTCAGCCGGAGTGGACATGCCCACCAGACCAGAATCGGCCAGCTTGGTCAACAGTTCAAAGTAGCCCTTCTCCCCGCCCGGAATGTTGCCGGGGTTAACACGGGAGATGTAGGCGTCGAAGTTCTCCGAGACCTTGGTGAAGATGTCTGCGGCGTTATCCGGATGGTAGTAGATGACCTCGGAATGCCAGCCAGCATCCTTGATGGCGTTGACAATCGGCATGGTGTCCTTACGGTGGCCGTCAGCCCCCTTGTCGGAACCGCCCTCAACTTCGAAGACAACAATTGCTTTGTGCATAAGCTCGAAAGCCTTTCTATGTGACGTAGTGGTCATGTGTTGGTTATATGGACTGTGTGCCACTTAAAAAATAGCTGAAAACCCGTGCCCGCGGGGGGTGAGTTAGACGCCATTAGCTGCGCGCATGCCCCCTGCCTGCACACTTGTTATAACCAGGGTCGGATGGTGTATCGAATGCCACATAATCCCACCCCTAAACGGGGAGCGCGGTAAGGTGAAAGGCACGCAAATTTTAGCCAAAAGTACTACTGATATTTTCTAGAAAGGCCCCTGACAAGCCGATGATTATTGCTGACCCACACCCCAGCTTCCAAGAGTATGCCCACCCGCAACGCATAGTCTCCGCGCCCTGGCTTTCTGCCCGCCTGGGCGTTAATGGACTGCGCGTGATTGAGGTCGATGAAGACGCCCTACTCTACGAT
Coding sequences within:
- a CDS encoding Cj0069 family protein, which produces MHKAIVVFEVEGGSDKGADGHRKDTMPIVNAIKDAGWHSEVIYYHPDNAADIFTKVSENFDAYISRVNPGNIPGGEKGYFELLTKLADSGLVGMSTPADMMAYGAKDALVKLNDTDLVPEDTAAYYEVEDFHNTFPTTLSYGERVLKQNRGSTGEGIWRVRLADAALASSVTPGTALPLDTALKCTEAVDNQTHDYTLGEFMDFCDQYIIGDNGMLVDMRFMPRIVEGEIRILLVGDEPVFIVHKKPAAGGDNFSATLFSGAKYTYDKPEAWPELLEMFAAARPVIAEKLGDTDNVPLIWTADFMLADGDNGEDTYVLGEINCSCVGFTSELDMGIQEKVAAEAIRRVEAR